Proteins from a single region of Paraburkholderia sp. ZP32-5:
- a CDS encoding SMP-30/gluconolactonase/LRE family protein has protein sequence MSMPVPECVWPVGAELAEGPLWQAAENAVYFVDIKGRRIHRLSVATGEQQSWQAPDQPGFIVPLGDKLFVCGLPGGLYRFDATSGQFSKLVDVEPHLPGNRLNDGFVDARGRLWFGSMDDAEQAPSGTLYRVNESGAALAQDDDYVITNGPAMSPDGRTLYHNDTMRRVVYAFDVADDGTLSGKRIFAAISGDGHPDGMAVDAEGFLWVALFGGWRIERYSPAGELVDQVPLPCANVTKLAFGGDDLQTVYVSTAWKGLTAIERQHQPQAGGLFMFRAPVPGQPQARCTVGFAR, from the coding sequence ATGAGCATGCCGGTTCCCGAATGCGTATGGCCGGTGGGCGCCGAGCTTGCCGAAGGGCCGCTGTGGCAGGCCGCGGAAAACGCGGTGTATTTCGTCGATATCAAGGGGCGGCGGATTCATCGGTTGAGCGTGGCGACGGGCGAGCAACAGAGCTGGCAGGCGCCGGACCAGCCAGGCTTTATCGTGCCGCTCGGCGACAAACTGTTCGTCTGCGGCCTGCCCGGCGGCCTGTATCGCTTCGACGCGACGAGCGGGCAGTTCAGCAAGCTCGTCGACGTCGAGCCGCATCTGCCGGGCAACCGGCTCAACGATGGCTTCGTCGATGCGCGCGGGCGCCTCTGGTTCGGCTCGATGGATGATGCCGAGCAGGCACCGAGCGGCACGCTGTATCGCGTGAACGAAAGCGGCGCGGCGCTCGCGCAGGACGACGATTACGTGATCACGAACGGCCCGGCGATGAGCCCGGATGGCCGCACGCTCTATCACAACGACACGATGCGCCGGGTCGTCTACGCATTCGATGTCGCCGACGACGGCACGTTGTCGGGCAAGCGCATCTTCGCCGCGATTTCAGGAGACGGTCACCCTGACGGCATGGCGGTCGACGCCGAAGGCTTCCTGTGGGTCGCGCTGTTCGGCGGCTGGCGGATCGAGCGTTACTCGCCGGCAGGCGAACTGGTCGATCAGGTGCCGTTGCCGTGCGCGAATGTGACGAAGCTCGCGTTCGGCGGCGACGATCTGCAAACCGTGTACGTATCGACCGCATGGAAGGGGCTGACGGCGATCGAGCGGCAGCATCAGCCGCAGGCGGGCGGGCTCTTCATGTTCCGCGCGCCGGTGCCGGGGCAGCCGCAGGCACGCTGCACGGTCGGCTTCGCGCGCTAA
- the aceE gene encoding pyruvate dehydrogenase (acetyl-transferring), homodimeric type, producing MNSTLEPIDVDPQETREWLEAMEAVVAMEGRPRAHYLIDQLVDRDAAQHGDMHGRVTTAYVNTIGLERQPAYPGDLRIERRLNAYIRWNAMVMVLRAGKHSNVGGHIATYASAAVLYDVGFDHFFRGRTDQFAGDLVYIQGHSAPGIYGRAYLEGRITEAQLDNFRREAGRDGLSSYPHPRLMPDFWQFPTVSMGLGPLTAAYQARFMRYLEYRGLKEHQGRKVWAFLGDGEMDQPESLAAISLGGRERLDNLIFVINCNLQRLDGPVRGNSKVIQELEGTFRAAGWNVIKVVWGSGWDALLQRDRTGLLHRRMMECVDGDYQTFKSQNGAYVREHFFGKYPELLELVADLSDDDIWKLARGGHDPEKVHAAYAQAMRTQGRPTVVLAKTVKGFGMGEAGEGQNINHQLKKMSADAVRAFRDRFDLPVTDAQLDEMPYLKPEPDSDEARYFAQCRARLGGHIPARFTDVPQLPVPPLTTFATQLKDSGDRGASTTMVFVRILSTLLKDPNLGKLVVPIVPDESRTFGMEGLFRQIGIHSPVGQLYTPQDAGQLSYYKEATDGQILQEGINESGAFASWIAAGTAYANHALPTIPFYIFYSMFGLQRIGDLAWAAGDARTRGFLLGATSGRTTLMGEGLQHDDGHSHVLSSVIPNCVSYDPTFSYELAVIVQDGLRRMYVEQEDIYYYITLLNENYSHPELPPDAEAGILKGLYRLPNAASDEVRSDTSHPHVQLMGSGAILREVIAAAELLQQDFAISSDVWSATSLTELRRDGLAAERWNMLHPEDEPRIPYVQQCLHGRPGPVVVATDYMKIVGDQIRPFVDDRRFTALGTDGFGRSDTRESLRTFFEVDRHFIVLAALKALADDGTIARQRVSDAITRYSIDIDKLDPATV from the coding sequence ATGAATTCCACCCTTGAACCCATCGATGTCGATCCGCAGGAAACCCGGGAATGGCTGGAGGCAATGGAAGCGGTCGTGGCTATGGAAGGACGTCCGCGCGCGCACTATCTGATAGATCAGCTCGTCGATCGGGACGCGGCACAGCATGGCGATATGCACGGCCGCGTGACCACCGCCTATGTCAACACCATCGGCCTCGAACGACAACCGGCATATCCCGGCGACCTGCGCATCGAGCGCCGTCTGAACGCCTACATCCGCTGGAACGCGATGGTCATGGTGCTACGCGCGGGCAAGCATTCGAATGTCGGCGGCCATATCGCAACGTATGCGTCCGCCGCGGTTCTGTACGATGTCGGATTCGATCATTTCTTTCGCGGCCGCACAGACCAATTCGCGGGCGACCTCGTCTACATACAGGGGCATTCCGCACCCGGTATCTATGGCAGAGCCTATCTCGAAGGCCGCATCACTGAAGCGCAGCTGGATAATTTCCGCCGCGAAGCGGGCCGCGATGGCCTGTCGTCGTATCCACATCCGCGCTTGATGCCTGATTTCTGGCAGTTTCCAACGGTATCGATGGGACTCGGGCCGTTGACGGCCGCCTACCAGGCGCGCTTCATGCGCTACCTCGAATACCGGGGGCTCAAGGAGCATCAGGGTCGTAAAGTGTGGGCCTTTCTCGGCGACGGCGAAATGGACCAGCCGGAATCGCTCGCGGCGATTTCACTCGGCGGCCGCGAGCGGCTCGACAATCTGATCTTCGTGATCAACTGCAACCTGCAACGGCTCGACGGCCCGGTGCGCGGCAATAGCAAGGTGATCCAGGAATTGGAGGGTACGTTTCGCGCCGCCGGCTGGAACGTGATCAAAGTCGTCTGGGGAAGCGGGTGGGACGCGCTGCTGCAACGCGACCGCACTGGCCTGCTGCACCGGCGCATGATGGAATGCGTGGACGGCGACTATCAAACCTTCAAGTCGCAGAATGGTGCCTACGTTCGCGAGCATTTCTTCGGCAAATATCCCGAGCTGCTCGAACTGGTCGCCGATCTATCCGACGATGACATCTGGAAGCTCGCGCGCGGCGGTCACGATCCGGAGAAGGTTCATGCAGCCTATGCACAGGCGATGCGCACACAGGGGCGCCCAACCGTCGTACTCGCGAAGACAGTCAAAGGCTTCGGCATGGGAGAGGCAGGCGAAGGTCAGAACATCAACCATCAGTTGAAGAAAATGAGTGCTGATGCCGTGCGTGCTTTCCGCGACCGGTTCGATCTGCCTGTCACCGACGCTCAACTCGACGAGATGCCGTATCTGAAACCCGAGCCTGACAGCGACGAGGCGCGTTATTTCGCGCAGTGTCGGGCGCGGCTCGGTGGTCATATTCCCGCACGCTTCACCGACGTGCCGCAACTGCCTGTTCCGCCGCTGACGACGTTTGCCACGCAGTTGAAGGACAGCGGTGACCGAGGCGCCTCCACCACGATGGTATTCGTGCGTATTCTCAGCACGCTTCTAAAGGACCCGAACCTGGGCAAGCTGGTGGTTCCCATCGTGCCGGACGAGTCCCGCACTTTCGGCATGGAAGGATTGTTTCGCCAGATCGGCATTCATTCGCCGGTGGGACAACTGTATACGCCGCAGGACGCTGGCCAGTTGAGCTATTACAAGGAGGCAACGGACGGCCAGATCTTGCAGGAAGGGATCAACGAATCGGGCGCGTTCGCATCGTGGATCGCAGCCGGCACCGCGTACGCCAATCATGCGCTACCGACGATCCCGTTCTACATCTTCTATTCGATGTTCGGTCTGCAGCGTATCGGCGATCTTGCGTGGGCGGCCGGCGACGCGCGCACGCGCGGTTTTCTGCTCGGTGCCACTTCCGGACGCACCACGCTGATGGGCGAGGGCCTGCAACACGACGACGGCCACAGCCACGTGCTGTCGTCGGTGATCCCTAATTGCGTGTCATACGATCCGACCTTCTCATACGAGCTCGCGGTCATCGTCCAGGACGGCTTGCGCCGCATGTACGTGGAGCAGGAAGACATCTACTACTACATCACGCTGCTCAACGAGAACTACAGTCACCCGGAGCTTCCACCCGATGCCGAGGCCGGCATTCTGAAGGGGCTTTACAGGCTGCCGAATGCAGCATCGGATGAAGTACGCAGCGACACGAGCCATCCGCACGTACAGCTAATGGGCAGCGGCGCGATTCTGCGCGAAGTGATTGCAGCGGCTGAACTACTGCAGCAGGATTTCGCGATTTCCAGCGACGTCTGGAGCGCCACGAGCCTGACCGAACTTCGCCGCGACGGCCTGGCCGCCGAGCGATGGAACATGCTGCACCCCGAAGACGAGCCGCGTATCCCGTACGTCCAGCAATGCCTGCACGGTCGGCCGGGTCCAGTGGTCGTGGCGACCGACTATATGAAGATCGTCGGCGACCAGATCCGCCCATTCGTCGACGATCGCCGCTTCACTGCGTTGGGCACCGATGGATTCGGGCGTTCCGACACGCGCGAATCGCTGCGCACATTCTTTGAAGTGGACAGACATTTCATCGTGCTCGCTGCGCTGAAGGCACTCGCCGATGACGGGACCATTGCGCGTCAGCGAGTCAGCGATGCGATTACGCGCTACAGCATCGACATCGACAAACTGGACCCAGCCACGGTCTGA
- a CDS encoding aminotransferase-like domain-containing protein has translation MPLSNDDPRTNLPMPDEPLYERLAEHYRRVIQAGTLAPGDRMPSVRAFMKQHRVSLSTALQTLRRLEDAGWLLAKPRAGYFVRRPVVSKLASVQEPAVNALPPGAQFVGLHETISRVIERSHAFPDALNLGGATANAQFYPTSRLQALTMRLLRRRPTLLTEAGAPGGAMEFRQAMAKRALSYDVVVSPDELIVTSGGIDAVNLALRAVAQPGDTIAIESPAFFGLLQILESLGLRALEIPTSPTTGISLEALDVALSAYDTVKALVVVPHLQNPLGSVMPNERKADLVKLCARHGIVIIEDDPYRDLVEPADAARPIKSWDRDGNVIYCPTLSKVFAPGIRLGWISAGRWHHRVKMLKFAQSRLSDTLPQLVAAEFIDSGEFDRHLHRFRERLRGQRDDMCDAIARYFPRDTRLSPPDGGMLLWVGLPEGVSSEKLFEAALTQGIRVAPGSIFSNSNLFDSFIRVSCPKPFDHDMEMAIRRLGQLVETIA, from the coding sequence ATGCCGCTTTCCAACGACGACCCTCGCACCAATCTGCCGATGCCCGACGAGCCGCTTTATGAGCGCCTCGCCGAACACTATCGCCGCGTCATTCAAGCGGGAACGCTGGCGCCGGGCGACCGCATGCCGTCCGTGCGCGCATTCATGAAGCAGCATCGCGTCAGCCTGTCGACCGCGCTTCAGACGCTTCGGCGTCTGGAAGACGCCGGCTGGCTGCTGGCGAAACCACGCGCGGGTTACTTCGTGCGGCGGCCCGTCGTATCGAAGCTGGCGAGCGTTCAGGAACCCGCGGTCAACGCGTTGCCGCCCGGCGCGCAATTCGTGGGTTTGCACGAAACCATTTCGCGCGTGATCGAGCGTTCGCATGCGTTTCCCGACGCACTGAATCTCGGCGGCGCAACCGCCAACGCGCAGTTCTATCCCACGTCCCGCCTGCAAGCGCTGACGATGCGCCTGTTGCGACGGCGTCCCACGCTGCTGACCGAAGCGGGCGCACCTGGCGGCGCAATGGAATTCCGCCAGGCGATGGCAAAACGCGCGCTCTCCTATGACGTCGTGGTGTCGCCCGACGAACTGATCGTGACGTCGGGCGGGATCGACGCGGTAAATCTCGCGCTGCGTGCAGTGGCGCAACCTGGCGACACCATCGCCATCGAATCGCCCGCATTCTTCGGCTTGCTGCAGATTCTGGAGAGCCTCGGCCTGCGCGCGCTCGAAATCCCCACGAGTCCCACGACCGGCATTTCGCTCGAAGCACTCGACGTAGCGTTGAGCGCGTATGACACGGTCAAGGCATTGGTCGTCGTACCGCATCTGCAGAATCCGCTCGGCAGCGTGATGCCGAACGAACGCAAGGCAGACCTCGTCAAACTGTGCGCGCGGCACGGCATTGTCATTATCGAAGACGATCCTTATCGCGACCTCGTCGAACCGGCCGACGCAGCGCGGCCAATCAAGTCGTGGGATCGCGACGGCAACGTCATCTATTGCCCGACGCTCAGCAAGGTCTTCGCGCCCGGCATTCGCCTGGGCTGGATATCGGCGGGCCGCTGGCACCATCGCGTGAAGATGCTGAAATTCGCGCAAAGCCGGCTTAGCGACACACTCCCGCAACTCGTTGCAGCCGAATTCATCGACAGCGGTGAATTCGACCGGCACTTGCATCGTTTTCGGGAACGCTTGCGTGGCCAACGCGACGACATGTGCGATGCGATTGCGCGCTATTTCCCGCGAGACACGCGTTTAAGCCCACCCGACGGCGGCATGTTGCTGTGGGTTGGGCTGCCCGAAGGCGTGAGCTCGGAAAAGCTTTTCGAAGCGGCGCTCACGCAAGGCATACGCGTGGCTCCCGGCAGCATCTTTTCCAATTCGAATCTGTTCGACTCTTTTATTCGCGTGAGTTGCCCGAAGCCATTCGATCACGACATGGAAATGGCGATTCGCCGCCTCGGTCAACTCGTCGAAACGATTGCCTGA
- a CDS encoding FMN-dependent NADH-azoreductase → MRLLNVVSSPRGEKSASIAVASAFIAAYGNTVNSVEVDTLNVWEEDLPEFDSDTIGAKYKGVSKDPLDSSELSAWLRIESLVARFREADRIVIGVPMWNFGYPYKLKQLIDLVSQRNKLFTFDGKAYGPMLKIPRALVIHVRGQSDDTVTSIGNPGFKYQADYLAFWLKFIGVEDVKSLVIEHTWDARAPETIERGKAEAIALASAF, encoded by the coding sequence ATGCGTCTCTTGAACGTCGTCTCTTCCCCTCGCGGTGAGAAGTCCGCGTCGATCGCCGTTGCCAGTGCCTTTATCGCCGCGTACGGCAACACCGTCAATTCGGTCGAAGTCGATACGCTAAACGTCTGGGAAGAAGATCTGCCCGAATTCGACAGCGACACAATCGGTGCAAAGTACAAAGGTGTGTCGAAAGATCCTCTCGATAGCAGCGAACTGTCGGCATGGCTTCGAATAGAGTCCCTTGTGGCGCGCTTTCGGGAAGCGGACCGGATCGTCATCGGTGTGCCGATGTGGAATTTCGGCTATCCGTACAAGCTCAAACAGTTGATCGATCTGGTCAGTCAGCGGAACAAGCTGTTCACTTTCGACGGCAAGGCATACGGTCCGATGCTGAAGATTCCGCGGGCGCTGGTCATTCACGTTCGCGGACAAAGCGACGATACGGTCACGAGCATCGGCAATCCCGGCTTCAAATATCAGGCGGATTACCTCGCATTCTGGCTGAAGTTCATTGGCGTGGAGGACGTCAAAAGCCTCGTGATCGAACACACGTGGGACGCGAGAGCGCCGGAAACGATCGAGCGCGGGAAAGCCGAGGCGATCGCGTTAGCGTCGGCTTTTTGA
- a CDS encoding transketolase-like TK C-terminal-containing protein, whose protein sequence is MLSFESAERGILCNDAETRPSTWCKGVQPALPLWLASHPHCTPYDPASADEARAILRSALQSLYIEHKAGFYYLATHDDMHADIGPLHRADAENAIKGMYRLKLAPDMNIGGDRGIAPSVRLCGAGHTLQRVLDAARLLAQDWGIGAEVWSCPSYTRLAREGHAAARHNMLHPECPPQRSHVSECLGSSTTPVIAVTGYAQHVAAQIAPFVPARFAALGAAPRRAAAGADFLSAQWIAVTALKSLVDDSVLSASTLEAALHAYALI, encoded by the coding sequence ATGCTGTCGTTCGAATCCGCCGAACGCGGCATCTTGTGCAATGACGCCGAAACGCGGCCATCAACGTGGTGCAAGGGTGTGCAACCCGCGCTTCCTCTATGGCTCGCTTCGCATCCGCACTGCACGCCCTACGACCCCGCTTCCGCCGACGAAGCGCGCGCCATTCTGCGATCGGCGCTGCAGTCGCTCTATATTGAACACAAGGCCGGTTTCTACTATCTGGCGACGCACGACGATATGCACGCCGACATCGGCCCGTTGCATCGTGCGGACGCGGAAAATGCGATCAAAGGAATGTATCGTCTGAAGCTCGCGCCGGATATGAACATCGGCGGAGATCGGGGAATAGCACCGAGCGTTCGCCTGTGCGGCGCTGGTCATACGCTACAGCGCGTGCTCGATGCTGCGAGGTTACTCGCGCAGGACTGGGGGATCGGGGCGGAAGTCTGGAGTTGTCCGAGCTATACACGTCTTGCGCGCGAAGGGCACGCTGCCGCGCGACATAACATGCTTCATCCGGAATGCCCACCGCAACGGTCCCACGTCAGCGAATGTCTGGGCAGCAGTACGACCCCGGTAATCGCCGTGACCGGCTACGCACAGCACGTTGCCGCGCAGATCGCGCCATTTGTACCAGCGCGATTCGCAGCACTCGGTGCTGCTCCGCGGCGCGCGGCAGCAGGGGCAGATTTTCTCTCCGCGCAATGGATCGCCGTGACAGCGCTGAAATCACTCGTCGACGACAGCGTATTGTCCGCATCGACATTAGAAGCTGCGCTGCACGCCTACGCATTGATTTAG
- a CDS encoding NUDIX hydrolase: MDPAINKPALKDRQHGPVAATIGVVLRNDQVLLVRRRNPPDAGLWGFPGGKINRGESITAAATREIHEETAITTEAVKIFTAVDVLDADEAGNLRHHFVLIAVLCRWIAGEPLAGDDALDARWWDLNALDEAGLVMSFGVIDVLREANKLLNSR, from the coding sequence ATGGATCCGGCGATTAACAAACCCGCGCTAAAAGATCGGCAACACGGCCCCGTCGCGGCAACCATCGGCGTGGTCCTCAGAAACGATCAAGTGTTGCTGGTCCGCCGCCGCAATCCGCCTGATGCCGGCTTGTGGGGTTTTCCAGGCGGCAAGATCAATCGCGGCGAATCGATCACGGCGGCAGCCACACGCGAAATTCACGAGGAAACCGCGATCACGACCGAAGCCGTGAAGATATTCACCGCGGTCGACGTGCTCGACGCCGACGAAGCGGGCAATTTGCGCCACCACTTCGTGCTGATCGCCGTGTTATGCCGCTGGATAGCTGGCGAACCGCTAGCGGGCGACGACGCGCTCGATGCTCGCTGGTGGGATCTGAACGCGCTCGACGAAGCTGGACTCGTCATGAGTTTCGGCGTGATCGACGTGTTACGCGAAGCTAACAAGTTGCTCAACTCGCGCTGA
- a CDS encoding glutathione S-transferase family protein, translating to MSSTDSITLYTANTPNGQKVSIFLKEAGIAARQVNLDLSKGDQHRPDYLKINPNGKIPAVVDHEANFTVFESGAILTYLSSKTGCLWPVYPWQQSTVQQWLSFQIGGIGPMLGQLWWFLHVSGATNQEAITRYRKETLRLYGVVNQRLGESEFVALPDYTIADIAAFTWLRTFEELDVDVSKFPHVERWLKVIGARPAVIEGLAASRAASTIVVEQSSAAEN from the coding sequence ATGTCAAGCACCGATAGCATTACCCTGTACACCGCGAATACGCCCAACGGACAGAAAGTCAGCATCTTCCTGAAAGAAGCGGGCATTGCCGCGCGTCAGGTGAATCTCGATCTGTCGAAAGGGGACCAGCACCGGCCGGACTATCTGAAGATCAATCCGAACGGGAAGATTCCCGCTGTGGTTGATCATGAAGCAAACTTCACGGTCTTCGAGTCTGGTGCGATCCTGACTTATCTTTCGTCGAAGACCGGTTGTCTATGGCCGGTTTACCCCTGGCAACAGAGCACGGTTCAGCAGTGGCTGTCTTTTCAGATCGGCGGTATTGGCCCAATGCTCGGTCAGTTGTGGTGGTTTCTGCACGTGTCCGGCGCTACCAACCAGGAGGCCATTACGCGCTATCGCAAAGAGACATTGCGTCTTTACGGCGTGGTAAATCAACGCCTGGGCGAGTCGGAATTCGTCGCGTTGCCCGACTATACGATTGCCGATATTGCCGCTTTCACCTGGCTACGTACCTTCGAGGAACTCGACGTCGACGTGTCGAAATTTCCCCATGTAGAGCGTTGGCTCAAGGTGATCGGTGCTCGCCCAGCCGTGATTGAAGGTCTCGCTGCAAGCAGGGCCGCATCGACGATCGTCGTTGAGCAATCCAGCGCAGCGGAGAATTAA
- a CDS encoding MarR family winged helix-turn-helix transcriptional regulator: MSRDEPDLWFSFVRAHRLMIREVERRLAEGGLPIYAWYDLLWGLESGPGGTRRMHELADVLAIERYNLTRLVDRLEEEGLVTRARSADDGRAAYASITAKGRTLRKKMWKVYESTVAELFLAQFDADGRRVFAQALDRAGAAARESASSK; encoded by the coding sequence ATGTCCAGAGATGAGCCTGATCTGTGGTTCTCGTTTGTACGCGCGCACCGGCTGATGATTCGGGAAGTCGAGAGGCGGCTGGCGGAGGGCGGTTTGCCTATCTATGCGTGGTATGACTTGCTGTGGGGACTGGAAAGCGGTCCGGGCGGCACGCGGCGAATGCACGAACTGGCGGATGTGCTGGCCATCGAGCGCTATAACCTCACGAGGCTGGTCGATCGGCTGGAGGAAGAAGGGCTCGTCACCCGTGCCCGTTCCGCTGACGATGGGCGTGCGGCTTACGCATCGATTACCGCCAAGGGACGCACGCTGCGCAAGAAAATGTGGAAGGTCTATGAATCTACCGTGGCCGAATTGTTCCTTGCGCAATTCGATGCGGATGGAAGGCGCGTGTTCGCGCAAGCACTCGATCGGGCAGGTGCCGCCGCGCGCGAATCGGCTTCGTCCAAATGA
- a CDS encoding DMT family transporter: MAWAMLLFAAMLEIVMGVSLKLSAGWTRLMPSLIAIGAGLGSIYLLARSLSSLPIGTAYAIWTGIGTIGLVAIGMICFQEGAGWMRLFFLGLALTGVIGLRFTGPSI; this comes from the coding sequence ATGGCCTGGGCAATGTTGCTTTTTGCCGCGATGCTGGAGATCGTTATGGGCGTTTCTCTGAAGCTGAGCGCCGGATGGACACGGCTCATGCCGAGCCTCATCGCAATCGGTGCGGGATTGGGCAGCATCTATTTATTGGCACGTTCGCTTTCGTCTCTGCCGATCGGCACCGCTTACGCGATCTGGACCGGTATAGGCACGATCGGGTTGGTCGCGATCGGCATGATCTGCTTTCAGGAGGGGGCGGGCTGGATGCGGTTGTTCTTTCTTGGCCTCGCGCTTACCGGCGTTATCGGCTTGCGGTTTACTGGGCCTTCGATCTGA
- a CDS encoding response regulator transcription factor — MQINVVLADDHPALLAGVKYALDPAKTIKVTGTAQNSSEIVELLESVPCDVLVADYAMPNGAYGDGIPLFSYLRRRYPELKIVVFTMVDNPAIVREVSRLGVHSLINKADDLSQLISAIHAVYAHATYYPSEGNYPTPKSERVELSKREVEVVRLYVSGMSIGEIAQKLNRSKQTISSQKVTAMKKLGIERDADLFRYAWEAGLGGSTATSAADQPSSDHNS; from the coding sequence ATGCAAATCAACGTCGTGCTCGCCGACGACCACCCGGCACTTCTCGCCGGTGTAAAGTACGCGCTCGATCCAGCAAAAACCATAAAAGTTACTGGAACGGCACAGAACTCCAGCGAGATCGTTGAGCTGCTCGAATCCGTCCCCTGCGACGTGCTCGTGGCCGATTACGCGATGCCCAACGGCGCGTACGGGGACGGCATCCCACTTTTCTCCTATCTGCGACGGCGCTACCCGGAATTGAAGATCGTCGTCTTCACGATGGTCGACAACCCCGCTATCGTGCGTGAGGTCTCCCGTCTTGGCGTGCACTCGCTGATAAACAAGGCGGACGATCTCAGCCAGCTGATCTCCGCGATTCACGCCGTTTACGCACACGCCACGTACTATCCGAGCGAAGGAAATTACCCGACTCCGAAGAGCGAACGAGTGGAGTTGTCCAAGCGGGAAGTTGAAGTCGTTCGACTTTATGTTTCGGGGATGTCGATTGGCGAGATCGCCCAAAAACTCAATCGCAGCAAGCAGACAATCAGTTCCCAGAAAGTCACCGCAATGAAGAAGCTCGGCATCGAGCGCGATGCCGACCTGTTCCGCTATGCCTGGGAAGCGGGTCTGGGTGGCTCGACCGCCACGTCCGCAGCCGATCAGCCTTCGTCGGATCACAACAGCTGA
- a CDS encoding LacI family DNA-binding transcriptional regulator, with protein sequence MSDVAERAGVSKMTVSRVLAGRNVSQATRERVQKVIDELGYVADAAAGALSSGRSEFVAVLVPSLSSSNFSDTVRGLNAALTPHGLQLLLGDTDYRLEQEEALVRSMLRHQPRCVALTGSRHTEATRTLLQRAGIPVVEMWDLPSDPIDTVVGFSNSAAARAMVRHLHERGYRRIGFIAGASERDRRGYDRMRGYLAEMKALGLGEPRVIRLGDSPITMSHGAPAIAALLDTWPDTDAVMCVSDMSAFGAIMECHRRGLSVPDDIAVAGFGNFEVSWCCQPKITTVSVDAYGIGKRAGETLLAALADRENGDTQRRKPVKIDFTVIPRESA encoded by the coding sequence ATGTCCGACGTTGCCGAACGCGCGGGCGTTTCGAAGATGACCGTGTCGCGCGTGCTGGCGGGACGCAACGTATCGCAGGCGACCCGCGAGCGGGTCCAGAAGGTGATCGACGAACTCGGCTATGTCGCGGACGCGGCGGCGGGCGCGCTGTCCTCGGGCCGCTCGGAATTCGTCGCGGTGCTGGTGCCGTCGCTGTCCAGCTCGAACTTCTCCGACACGGTACGCGGACTGAACGCCGCGCTGACCCCACACGGTTTGCAACTGCTGCTCGGCGACACCGACTACCGTCTCGAGCAGGAGGAAGCGCTGGTGCGCTCGATGCTGCGCCATCAACCGCGCTGCGTCGCGCTGACCGGCAGCCGGCATACCGAAGCGACCCGCACGCTATTGCAGCGCGCCGGCATTCCGGTCGTCGAGATGTGGGACCTGCCCAGCGATCCGATCGATACGGTGGTCGGCTTTTCGAACTCGGCGGCGGCGCGCGCGATGGTCCGACATCTGCATGAGCGCGGTTATCGACGGATCGGTTTTATCGCCGGCGCGAGCGAGCGCGATCGGCGCGGCTACGACCGGATGCGCGGCTACCTCGCGGAAATGAAGGCGCTGGGCCTAGGCGAACCGCGCGTGATCCGGCTCGGCGATTCGCCGATCACGATGAGTCATGGCGCGCCGGCGATCGCTGCATTGCTCGACACATGGCCCGATACCGACGCGGTGATGTGCGTGAGCGACATGTCGGCGTTCGGCGCGATCATGGAGTGTCACCGGCGCGGCTTGTCGGTGCCGGACGACATCGCGGTTGCCGGCTTCGGCAACTTCGAGGTGTCGTGGTGCTGCCAGCCCAAGATTACGACGGTGTCGGTGGATGCCTACGGTATCGGTAAGCGGGCCGGCGAAACGCTGCTTGCCGCGCTTGCCGATCGCGAAAACGGCGACACGCAGCGCCGCAAGCCGGTCAAGATCGACTTCACGGTGATTCCGCGAGAAAGCGCGTAA